The Gemmatimonadaceae bacterium genome segment AGCTCTCGAGCCAGTGGTTGTCGGGGAGGACGAGGTCGCAGAGCTGCGACGTTTCGTCGGGGACCTGCGAGAAGGAAACCTTGAAGCCGACCTTCGCAAACGCCGCCGCGAAGCCCGCCGACTTGGGCATCGTGTGCGCCGGGTTGGCGCCGCGCACGAACGCGAGGGGCACGCTGCCGGCGCCCATCTTCTGCACCGCCGCCGCCAGATCGGCGTACGACGACAGGCCGTTGTACCCCTGATGGCCCGCCGCCGGCTTGATCGTGGTGCCGACCGAGCCCGCCTTCTTGTTGATGTCGGCCACCATCACGCCGCACTCCACGGCGTCGGCGCCGGTCACGCCACAGATCGCCATCACCCCCGAACCCGCGGCCTTGATCGCGGCGGCCAGCGCCTCGATCGTGGCGGCCGGCACGCCCGACGCATCGGACGCCGTCTTCGCGTCGCCCGTGCCGTTCAGGAAGTTGCAGATGGCCATCTCGCTGCCCGGCTTCGCCGCGATCCACTGATCGGCGTTGAGACCGGTGAGCGAGCGCCGCGCACCGACATAGACCAGACGCGGCGCGGTGTCGTACTTGGAGCGCGCATCGGCCCAGTCGAGCTGCTGCGGCACGCCATGGCCCCAGCCATCGAGGAAGTCGGCGCCGAAGCTCACGACGAGCTTGGCCGCGCCAAAGTCGAGGGCGGGCCAGGCGGCGCCGTACGCCTTCTGGTTGGCGGCGATGGTCGCGAGCGGCGCGGTGCTGTCGACGCTGAGCGCCGCCGGCATGCCCTGCGCGCCAAGCCACGCATCGAGGAAGCCCGGGAACGTGCCGCTCTCGTGCTGATTCACGAACACGACGTTGCCGGCCTGCCCCTTGCTCTTCACCTCGCCCAGCTTCTGCGCGAGCAACCCGAGCGCCTTTTCCCACGTCGTGGGCTTGAGGGCATTGCCCTCGCGCACCATCGGCGAGCGATAGCGATCGGGATTGTAGAGCCCCTGCACCGCCGACAGACCGGTCGCGCAGATGGCGCCACGGTTCATCGGATGCTCAGGATTGCCTTCGAGCTTGATGGGGCGACCATCGCGGACTTCGGCGAGCACGCCGCAGCCGGTGGCGCATTCACGGCAGGTGGTCGCGTAGTACTGCGACACGCCGGGCACGGTGTTGTCCGGCGACGCGACGTACGGAATGAGCTTCCCCACCTTTTCGGAGGAGCAGCCCACCACGGCCGTCGTGGCGCCCGTGGCGCCGAGGATCTTGAGGAATTCGCGGCGCTTGACGCCGGTCCCCGCTTCTGTGCTCATCGTGATGGAGGGTCGATGATCAGTAGTGGCAGACGGCGCAGTCATAACGCGCCTTCTTCGCGGGCATCGCTTCGAGCTCGGGCGTGACCTTCTGGCCCGCGAGACGCGCCCCTTCGGCCGGCTTGTAGCCGTTCACGTGACAGTTGATGCACCAGCCCATGTTGAGCGAGTTCACCTGCTGCACGGGCACGTAGTTCGTGTCCGGCCCCTGCGCGCCCTGCTCCTGGATCTTGCCATGGCACGTCTGGCAGGTCACCCCGGCATTGACGTGGCGCATGTGCGGGAACTGGACGTAGTCCGGCACCTTGTGGACGCGATTCCACGGAATCGGCAGTCCCTTGTTGTAGTACTCGGCCACCTTCTTGATCTGGGCCGACTGGCCCTTCACGATGAGGTGACAGCCCATGCACGTCGAAACCGACGCGTTGCCCGGATCAGGGGACTTATTGGCGGCGCTGTGGCAGTAGAGGCAGTTCATGCCTGCCTTCGCCACGTGAGGCGCATGGACGAACTTGACGGGCTGCTCGACGCGCGCACCCTGCGACGTCGACGCACCGCTGTACGCCGACAGGAGACCTGCCGCCGCCGCGAGTGCAAGGAACCCGGGGATCACCGTCCACTTCTTCTTGACCGTCATCGACTTGGGGGCCGGGAAGGCGTGAGGGGCCGTGCTGTACGGCGACACACGCGATGCGAGGGGCATCGTGAGGGGCGAAACGCCCGAGGTGCGCCATACTCAGTCCCATACCCGGTGGAACGAGCGGTCTCAGCCTCGTAAGTCGCTGTCAACGCGTTTTTTGCAAGCGCGAAGTATCGCCAGCCCCGAATTTGTACGCAAGTGCAACTAGTACAACGTCCTTGGTACTGTCACGGACCTTCGCGCCCAGAGCAAGAACGGACAGAAAGTCCTGTGGTTCCCGGCAAATTTTTGCGGGGGGTCAGCGCGTCGCCGGCGCGGCCGCCTGCGCCACCGCGGCAATCGACCGCCCATCGGCGAAGGGCAGCGGATCGCTCGTGAGATCGGCCGGGAGCAGATCGACCAGCGCGCGGGCCTGCTGGGTGAGACGGAGCGGCCACCAGCTGCTCCACGCCAGCCGCTCGGCGCCCACCGTGCGGAGCAGGTGCGCGAAGTGGTCTTCGGGCGGGCCCCAGAGCCAGTGCCAGTCATACCAGACCCGCGCCTGCTCGGCGGTCGTCAGCCCCCAGTGGATCTCCTCCAGCAGTTCTCGGCCCGCGCCGGCGACGACCAGATGGCAGCGGGACTCCGGCAGGCGCGCGAGATGCCGAACCACGGCCGCGGTCAGGTCGCCGGCCGTATCGAGGTGATGACGCTGGCGCAGATCCTCAAAGCGCACCGTGAGATGCAATACGATGCCGGCCTCGCCGCAGGCGTAGGCCAGGTCGCTCAGGGCGCCGGCACCGCCAAGGCCCCAGAGCGTCGGGTAGGCGCGGATGACCGGCGCCCCCTCGTCCCGGGCCGTGGCCAGCATCGGCTGCCAGCGCGGCCAGTCCGGACGCACCATGGGGGCCGGTTGCAGCCACGCCCGGTGCGGCGCGAGCGCCTGGTACAACGTCCGGTTGGACGGCACCGGATCGCGATGGAACGCGCCCGGCAGATGGCCAACCCATCCCCCGCCAAAGCCTTCGCGGTCGAGCACCCGCACGAGGACCTCAGGATCCGGATGCGGGATGTCGCGGAACGGATAGCCGCCGATCCAGGTGGTCACATCCACCGGACGCGGATCTCGGCTCGTGGCGCTCGCGCTGGTCATGCCGCGACCTCCGCGAACGGCATGCGGAGTGCCGCGTCGAACGTTCCTGCCGGAAAGATCCGCACGGCATTGCGCCACCGCATGTCAGCGATCTCGTCGGCCGATGCACCGGTGTACGCGAGCGCGCGCAGTTTGGTGAGCCCGGTGCACAGGGTGAGATCCGAGGCCCAAAGGAGTCGCGACGCGCCGACCCAGCGTAGTGCTTCGTCGATCATGCCCCGATCGATCCCGCTGCCGGAGAGATCCATGACGATGTTCGGGTGCTCGAGGACCGCCGGATTGGTGTGGGCCCAATCGCCCCCACCGCCGATGTGCGCGAGGATGAACGTGACCGTCGGGTGGCGGGCCGCGAGACGCGCGAGCTCCACACCATCCGAGGCATCCTGATTGCCCCAGTCCCGGCGGCGATGCTGCCAGATGTGCTGGAGCACGGGCACGCCGTATTGCGCCGCGGCGGCGCCGATGTCATCGAGCAGTGCATCGTCGGCCCGACGGCCGGCGGCGAGTTTGATTCCCACCGCGCCTCGCGCCATGCCGCGCGCGATTTCGGCCAGCGCATGGGCAGTGAAGTTGGGATTCACCGCCACAAAGGCCTTCACCCGTGGCGCGGCCGCCTCCACCAGATCGTATAGAAAGTCGTTGGCGCGCGTCTGATCGGCCGGCGACGCGAAGTAGGTCGGCGACGTGTGCCCCCACGAGCCCAGAATGGAGGCGACGTGACACCGGATGCCGATCCGGGCGCCATCGGTGAGCCGCGACGCGTTGTACCGCGCCCAATCGGCCCGGTTGGTGTACGGCGTGTGGAAGTGTGCATGCGGATCGATCAGCGGATCGGGACCGCCCAGCAGCACGGGAGGCGTCGGGAGCTCGGTCATCTGGTTCACCCGGTAATCAGCGGACCCGGCGCGGGCCGGGCCGGAGCGCGTTCATGATGGCGGGCATGGCACGCGCCACCTCATCGAGTGCCGCCTCGTCGTGCGCGACGGCACCGAACTGATAGGCACCGCGCTTGAGCAGTACCCCGTGATGCGCCGCGGCGGCGACGAGGGCGTCGAGTTGCTCCTCCACGTCGGCGACGAGCCGCCACATCATCGGCGGTCCATCCACCCGCACACCGACCCACGGCGCATCGACCAGCGACGCGCCGATGATCTCCTGCAGGCGACTGCCGGCCATGGCCATCTGCTGGCAGACATCGGTGCGGGTGTGCCAGTCGAGCACCGCCTGTGCCGCGGCCAATCCGGTGCTTTCAGTGGCGGCCGTCGAGGAGATCCAGGTCTCGGTCGCCGCCCGCATCACCTCGCGCCGACCACAGACCGCCGCGAGCGGATACCCGTTCGCGAACGCCTTGCCAATGGTCGTGAGATCGGGCGCAATGTCGTGATACACCTGGACGCCACCGGACCGTACGCGAAAGGCGGTCTTGATCTCATCGAAGATCAAGACCGCGCCCACGCGGTCGGCCAACCGACGCGCGGCGGTGAGCCAGGCATGGCTCGCGATATCGTGCACCAGCGGTTCAAGGATGATCGCGGCCGGCGCGGGCCCCTGCTCCACGGCCTGTTCGAGCGCCAGCAGATCGTCGAACGGGGTCCACGTGATGAGCGCCCGGTCCGCCGCCGGGACGCCGCGCGCGTCGCTGCACCAGTCGAGCCATCCGAAGTAGCCACTCGCGACGACCCGTTCGCGCCCGGTGAGCGTTCGGGCGATGCGCACCGCCGCCGCAGTCGCCTCGGCGCCGGTGCGCAGAAACCGGACCTGTTCCGCACTCGGCATCACCGCCTGCAACCGCTCCGCCACGTCCACCTCGAGGCGATGCGGCAGTGCCGACACGTTCCCGGCCTGCGCGGCAGCAACCACGGCGCGCGTCACCAGCGGATCGGCATACCCGATCCCGACGGCCCCCAGCGCCATCCCGCAATCGATGAAGCGCCGCCCATCGGGCGTCTCGAGCGTGCACCCCTGCGCCCGTTCAAAGTGCGTGGGTACGGCACCGTCGTTGGCCCGCGTGCCGTACAGCGCATCCGGGCGCTTGCTACCGGTGGAACTGCCACCGGGAATATGCTGGGCGGCGCGGGCGCGCCACTCGGCGGTCATGCGGTCGCTACTCGCTCGCCGGCGTGCCCGTGGGCGCCGCCTGCAGCGCGCGCTCCACGGCAAGGCGGCTCTCGCGCTCGATCGTGCGCAACACCTCGATGGACGCGGTGCGCAGGATGAGCAGTTCGCGCTGATCGGGCTGCGCGCGGAAGACGAGCGAGCGCATGGTGCGCATGATCAGTTCTTCGTTGCGCGTCTTGAAGTAGGCGATCGCGTCGAGCGCCTGGCGCATGTCCTCGAACGTCCGTTCGAACATCTCCTTGGTGGGCGCGCCCTTGTCGTGGCGCGGCTTCTGCAGGCGCCGCGTGGCGTCGCCAGCGAGGAGATGCAACTCGTACAGGGCCAGCAGGCAGGCCTGGGCCACGTTGAGCGAGAAGTGCTCGGTCGTGGGAATCGTGGCGACGGCGTGGCACCGATCGATCGCTTCGTTCGGCAGCCCGTGATCTTCCCGGCCGAACATGATGGCCACGCGCCCTTCGGGCGCATGGTCGAGCAGCTCCACAGCGGCGGACCGTGGGGTATGCCGCGCCCAGCGCGTGGCCTGCGGGCGCCCGGAGAAACCCACCACGTACACGCAATCGGCGATGGCGTCGTCGATCGTCTCGAAATGCTGAATGCGCTCGGCAAGATCGCGCGTGTCGTGCGCGATCTGCTCGATGCGATTGGGATCGTACGGACAGGGACGGATGAGCCGCAGATCGCGGACGCCCATGTTCTTCATCGCGCGGACGACGCCGCCGATGTTGATGGGGTCCTGCGACTCATATAGCACGACCGTGACCTGATGCAAAAGACTCTCGGACATGGCCGGAATCTAGCGCAGGAGGTCCGGGCAGGCGGCCGCATCCTCGCGGGCACCGGCGATGTACCGCCGGAACCCGCCACCGGCCATCCGCAGCTGGCCGCGCCGCCGCTCCCGCCACGCCGGGCGCTCGTTGATCGTGAGGGAGACGCGAAGCGGCCCGTCGGGGAGCGCGGCAAGGGGAAAGCGGAGCTCCATCTGCCAGCCATCGGCGTGCGCGCGCGCGGACACCAGCGGCGTGACCGACCACTGCGTGACCAGCGGCGTGGTCCGCACCCGCCCATCGGGCAAGAGTGCCGCGAGCCCCGCTGCCGCCCACTGATCCGAGGCCGCCTCGCCCAGATACCACTGCAGCGAATCGGCGTTCACATCCACCGGCTCGTTATCCAACGGATTCTCGGGCGGCGCTTCGGGGGTGCCGCCCACACTCACCAGTGCATGCCCCGTCTGCACGCGCACGGCCATGCGCACCGCGTCGGCGGTGCGCTCGATCCGGATCTGGGCGGTGGGGGCATTCTCGCCGCCATACGGCTCTTCGGTCGCCAGGTAGTGCGCGCGGTCGAGCACCAGCGCGATGGGGGCGTCATGGACGCGCACCGACGTCGCGTTGGCGGGGCGCGCCACCGCCCGTGGCCATGGTGACACGGCCCCCTCGAGATCGATGCTGCTCCGCGCACCACCGGCGTGCAGCGCGATATGCCAGCCGTGTTCGGCGGCGCCATGCTCTGCGCGTGTGCCGCAATGCGTCGTCACCGCCGCCACGATCGGGTCGTCGGGTGTCAGCGCGACCGTGTCGACGGCCGCCGTGTCGTCGGGCGCTGCCCACGTCCACACACCGACGATGCGCCCGGATGCCCCGTGCGCTTCGAGTAGCAGCCGGGTCGTGTCGGGGAGACCGGGCGCGCCTGGACAGGCGGCATGCAACACCAGCGGCGTGCCCGTGGCGCTGTACCACGCATGCGCGGCCCGCCCTTCCTGGACCGCCGCCCACGTCACGTGACGACCGGTGAGCGGTGCCTCGTGCAGCGCGTGCAGGAAGTCGAAGCCGTCCGCTTCGCCGCCGGCTCCGCGCGGCGCCGCCGGGCGCCACGCGCCATGCCCGCCGATGGCGTCGCGCGCGACTGCGGCCCCGATCGGCAGTGTGAGCGTCACCGCCTGCGGCGCACTCCATTCGAGCACGTCCACGAGATATCCATCGAGGACAACCACCGAGCGCGTGCACGTCACATCGGGCGCAAGCTGCACCCGCTTGCGCATCCACCCCGCACCGCCGCGCTCCTCGAAATTGAGGACGACCGCCGGTTCTGCGCGCTGCGACGACCCGTTCACGAGCGGCGCATGATGCGCCAGCGTGCTGCGATACCAGAAGAGCGACCGGTCGACGTAACTGCCGGTACCGGGATCTTCGAGCAGACGGGCGCGCTCGGCCTGGAGCGTGAGCGTCAGGGCGTCGGGATGACCGTGACCGCGTGCGTCACCGCCCCCCTCGAGCCCGACGAATACCCGCGCCTGGTCGCGTCGCAACACCGCGAGCCCCTCCTGCTCCCGCCGGGCGCTCACCGGCGTCCATGTCGTGGTCGGTGCCGACTCGGGCGTCGCGAAGAGCAGCGCCCGCCACGACAGGCTGGCACGTGAAAGCGCCATGGCCGGTTCGTTGCGCTCGGCCTCACCGGTGGAGCGGGCGCGCGCATCACTCACCGTGGCAATGCGCCCGTCGTAGACGCGCGTGAGTAACCCCGCCAGCACGGGTGCGCGCGTAGCCGCGTAGCCGAGTTCCAGATACTCGGCGATGCGCCATTGCCGGATAGAGACGCGATACTGCGAATCCTTGCGCGATGGAAAGCATTCGTCGGGGAGGAGCCCCGAGAATGGGAAGGCGAAGCCGTTCGCGTAGCGCCGCGCTGCCTCCGCCTCGAGCGATACGCCCTGCGCCGTGAGGGCCTGCACCAGATGCCAGAAGCCCCGATGCGCGAAGAGGTGATAGTTCTCGCCCTCGTACCAGCCGCCGTCGGCGCCGAGGCCCGACAGCAGCAAGGCGGTCACAGCATCCGGACCATGCAGCGCGTCGAGCGCGGCGTTCGCCTCCCCGAGGAGGACGGCGGCGACCAAGCTCGCGGTGCCATTCCACACCTGCCGATTGGAACGCCCTTCGTGAAACCCCGCGATGAGCGCGGCACTCGGCGCGATGAGCGCGTCACGGACCGTCCCACCCACGGTGCTTGCACCGACCTGCTCGAGCAGCGACACCGCCTGACAGATGTTGAGCAGCCAACAACTCTCGAGATACGTGCTGAAGAACGGCCGCGTGGGCCCCAGCACGTTGTCCTGATTGGGATACGTGGGATACCGCTCGGCGAGCGCCGCGAGGAGGCGCTCGGCCAGCGCGCGGTGGGACGTGTCGCCACGTAGGGCATACAACGCGGCCGCATGCACGGCCCGTTCAGCCACCCACAGCTGCGCTCCCATGGCCCACCAGTCGTCGTGCTCGGGTGCGACGTAGTCGGCGGCGCACAGCCGGCAGCGATGCCGATGCGGCTGCCACGGATCGAACTCGAGGTAGATCCCGTGCTGAGGGCAGCGCCCACCGACGCGCGTCAGGCGCGCCTTCCGGCGCGGAATGATCGCGTCCAGATCGGCGGTGCTCACCGGGACCAGTTCCGCGGCGAGCGCGTCGGCCAACGCGCCGAGCGACGTCCCCGGTGCCGTGTCGCGACGGCGCTGCTCCAGATCCAGTGGCAGCAGCGCGTTGGCGCCCTGCACCAGCGGCAGACTCATGGCCGCGTCCAGCGCGCCACGGTGGTCAGCTCACCGCGCAGATCCATCCGCACGCCCTGCAGCGCGCGCGAGCGCCCCTGCACGCCCCGGGCGTGGTAGATCCACACGACTGGGGCGTCGGCTTGCAACCGCTGATCGACTCGTGCCCACGCCGCGGCGGCCTCGGTGGGCGCCGCACCGCGGGCCGTGGCAAGGGCCGTATCGAGCGACGCCGCGTGAAAGCCGGTGTAGTCGAGGGCGCCGCCGCGCTGCTCCGTGCTGAACATGGCCGAAAGGTGCCCCAGCGCGATGTCGCCGGGAATCCCGGTGATGGCCAGATCGAAGGTCTTCTGCGGCGCGCGCACCGTTGAGAGGAAGGTCGCGAGCTCCAAGACGCGCAGCGTGAGCCCAATGCCGCGGGCGGCGAGATCGGCCTGAACCAGCTGCTCAATCGCCATCTCGCCACTCCCGACAGTCAGCAGTTCGAGCGAGAGGCGCCGCCCGTCGCGCACCCGCACGCCGTCGGGACCGCGGAGCCAGCCAGCGGCATCCAGCAAGCTGTCCGCCCGTCGATTGGCGGCGGCGCGGTCGGCTGCCGTTTCGGTGGCCGGTGACGGTGACACCGGGAGCCCGGGCGGCAAACTGCTGATCGCGGGTGTCCCGAATCCCGCCACCGCCGCCGCGACGATGCGCGCCCGATCGAGGCACAACGCGATGGCCTGACGCACCCGCGCTTCGTTGAGCGGCGCGCGCGTGGTATTGAGTGCCAGCACCGTGGAGAAGAGCGCGGGGGGTGTTTCGAGCGCGAGCGTGGAATCGCGCTGCACCAGACGCGCCATGGTCGGCGAGACCCCCGCGAGATCCAGCTCGCCGCTCACGAGGCCGGCGAACTTGGTGGCCGCTTCGTCCACCACGGCAACCACCAGCGCACGCAGCGCCGGCGGACCACCCATGGACGCCGGGAAATCCGCATTGCGCACAAAGCGCCACTGCCGGCCGGCGAGCCGACTCGCAAAGCGGAACGGCCCGTTGCCGACGGGCGCGGTGGCGAACGGGTGC includes the following:
- a CDS encoding cytochrome c family protein, whose product is MPLASRVSPYSTAPHAFPAPKSMTVKKKWTVIPGFLALAAAAGLLSAYSGASTSQGARVEQPVKFVHAPHVAKAGMNCLYCHSAANKSPDPGNASVSTCMGCHLIVKGQSAQIKKVAEYYNKGLPIPWNRVHKVPDYVQFPHMRHVNAGVTCQTCHGKIQEQGAQGPDTNYVPVQQVNSLNMGWCINCHVNGYKPAEGARLAGQKVTPELEAMPAKKARYDCAVCHY
- a CDS encoding aminotransferase class III-fold pyridoxal phosphate-dependent enzyme, which codes for MTAEWRARAAQHIPGGSSTGSKRPDALYGTRANDGAVPTHFERAQGCTLETPDGRRFIDCGMALGAVGIGYADPLVTRAVVAAAQAGNVSALPHRLEVDVAERLQAVMPSAEQVRFLRTGAEATAAAVRIARTLTGRERVVASGYFGWLDWCSDARGVPAADRALITWTPFDDLLALEQAVEQGPAPAAIILEPLVHDIASHAWLTAARRLADRVGAVLIFDEIKTAFRVRSGGVQVYHDIAPDLTTIGKAFANGYPLAAVCGRREVMRAATETWISSTAATESTGLAAAQAVLDWHTRTDVCQQMAMAGSRLQEIIGASLVDAPWVGVRVDGPPMMWRLVADVEEQLDALVAAAAHHGVLLKRGAYQFGAVAHDEAALDEVARAMPAIMNALRPGPRRVR
- a CDS encoding heparinase II/III-family protein, with amino-acid sequence MSLPLVQGANALLPLDLEQRRRDTAPGTSLGALADALAAELVPVSTADLDAIIPRRKARLTRVGGRCPQHGIYLEFDPWQPHRHRCRLCAADYVAPEHDDWWAMGAQLWVAERAVHAAALYALRGDTSHRALAERLLAALAERYPTYPNQDNVLGPTRPFFSTYLESCWLLNICQAVSLLEQVGASTVGGTVRDALIAPSAALIAGFHEGRSNRQVWNGTASLVAAVLLGEANAALDALHGPDAVTALLLSGLGADGGWYEGENYHLFAHRGFWHLVQALTAQGVSLEAEAARRYANGFAFPFSGLLPDECFPSRKDSQYRVSIRQWRIAEYLELGYAATRAPVLAGLLTRVYDGRIATVSDARARSTGEAERNEPAMALSRASLSWRALLFATPESAPTTTWTPVSARREQEGLAVLRRDQARVFVGLEGGGDARGHGHPDALTLTLQAERARLLEDPGTGSYVDRSLFWYRSTLAHHAPLVNGSSQRAEPAVVLNFEERGGAGWMRKRVQLAPDVTCTRSVVVLDGYLVDVLEWSAPQAVTLTLPIGAAVARDAIGGHGAWRPAAPRGAGGEADGFDFLHALHEAPLTGRHVTWAAVQEGRAAHAWYSATGTPLVLHAACPGAPGLPDTTRLLLEAHGASGRIVGVWTWAAPDDTAAVDTVALTPDDPIVAAVTTHCGTRAEHGAAEHGWHIALHAGGARSSIDLEGAVSPWPRAVARPANATSVRVHDAPIALVLDRAHYLATEEPYGGENAPTAQIRIERTADAVRMAVRVQTGHALVSVGGTPEAPPENPLDNEPVDVNADSLQWYLGEAASDQWAAAGLAALLPDGRVRTTPLVTQWSVTPLVSARAHADGWQMELRFPLAALPDGPLRVSLTINERPAWRERRRGQLRMAGGGFRRYIAGAREDAAACPDLLR
- a CDS encoding amidohydrolase, with the translated sequence MTELPTPPVLLGGPDPLIDPHAHFHTPYTNRADWARYNASRLTDGARIGIRCHVASILGSWGHTSPTYFASPADQTRANDFLYDLVEAAAPRVKAFVAVNPNFTAHALAEIARGMARGAVGIKLAAGRRADDALLDDIGAAAAQYGVPVLQHIWQHRRRDWGNQDASDGVELARLAARHPTVTFILAHIGGGGDWAHTNPAVLEHPNIVMDLSGSGIDRGMIDEALRWVGASRLLWASDLTLCTGLTKLRALAYTGASADEIADMRWRNAVRIFPAGTFDAALRMPFAEVAA
- a CDS encoding RNA methyltransferase — protein: MSESLLHQVTVVLYESQDPINIGGVVRAMKNMGVRDLRLIRPCPYDPNRIEQIAHDTRDLAERIQHFETIDDAIADCVYVVGFSGRPQATRWARHTPRSAAVELLDHAPEGRVAIMFGREDHGLPNEAIDRCHAVATIPTTEHFSLNVAQACLLALYELHLLAGDATRRLQKPRHDKGAPTKEMFERTFEDMRQALDAIAYFKTRNEELIMRTMRSLVFRAQPDQRELLILRTASIEVLRTIERESRLAVERALQAAPTGTPASE
- a CDS encoding peptide ABC transporter substrate-binding protein, which codes for MRRALHALLAVLLSACQPSARAPGTVVMASGTDLESGNPLVTVHTLSRQVQRHALFVTLVRLDSLLQPEPYYARAWTWSPDHRAVTFHLDSALRWHDGAPTTARDVAFTYRMARDSALGSPRRGEAMAIDSVVATDAYTVRVVLATARATLPPVLAELPLVPAHLLDSVPTARWRQHPFATAPVGNGPFRFASRLAGRQWRFVRNADFPASMGGPPALRALVVAVVDEAATKFAGLVSGELDLAGVSPTMARLVQRDSTLALETPPALFSTVLALNTTRAPLNEARVRQAIALCLDRARIVAAAVAGFGTPAISSLPPGLPVSPSPATETAADRAAANRRADSLLDAAGWLRGPDGVRVRDGRRLSLELLTVGSGEMAIEQLVQADLAARGIGLTLRVLELATFLSTVRAPQKTFDLAITGIPGDIALGHLSAMFSTEQRGGALDYTGFHAASLDTALATARGAAPTEAAAAWARVDQRLQADAPVVWIYHARGVQGRSRALQGVRMDLRGELTTVARWTRP